The proteins below are encoded in one region of Tiliqua scincoides isolate rTilSci1 chromosome 7, rTilSci1.hap2, whole genome shotgun sequence:
- the LOC136657057 gene encoding secreted frizzled-related protein 2-like, with product MLPAVFVLVFVLRPATGLDIGLSTKCVAIPKELDMCHDVGYLEMRLPNFMGHTSLAEVIPKSAAWQHLVRTDCHPYARMFLCSLFAPVCLDTFIQPCRSLCVAVWDSCMPALQCQGHTWPSSLNCDRFPADDDVCLESLGKEYSVLKAFPKPTCQTCPTVEDFLTHKRALDSFCANSFVVKVKLSAKQTIFSLQEYKIDIQVEFLNQGLLLPYDIRTMVEQWLLINENCTQRMVQTHQTRVYLIVGTIEESHVLVNRIYHWQRRDYQPSLAIKKWRRHKCTQ from the exons ATGCTTCCTGCAGTGTTTGTGCTTGTCTTTGTGCTAAGGCCAGCCACGGGTTTGGACATTGGACTGTCCACTAAGTGTGTGGCTATCCCAAAGGAACTGGACATGTGCCATGATGTCGGCTACTTGGAAATGAGGCTACCCAACTTTATGGGACACACGAGTTTAGCAGAAGTGATTCCAAAATCAGCCGCTTGGCAGCATCTCGTGCGGACTGATTGCCACCCTTATGCAAGAAtgtttttgtgttctctcttTGCCCCGGTCTGCTTGGACAC GTTCATCCAGCCTTGCAGAAGTTTGTGTGTTGCCGTCTGGGACAGCTGCATGCCTGCCCTGCAATGCCAAGGACACACCTGGCCCAGCAGCCTGAACTGTGATCGATTTCCTGCAGATGATGACGTATGCCTGGAATCTCTCGGCAAAGAATACTCAGTCCTCAAAG CCTTTCCCAAGCCAACCTGCCAGACTTGTCCAACTGTTGAAGACTTTCTCACACACAAGAGAGCTCTTGACAGTTTTTGTGCCAACAGTTTTG TAGTGAAAGTGAAATTGTCCGCGAAACAAACTATCTTCAGCCTTCAAGAGTATAAGATTGACATCCAGGTGGAATTTCTTAACCAGGGTTTGCTTTTGCCTTACGATATCCGCACTATGGTGGAGCAATGGTTGCTGATCAATGAAAACTGCACTCAGAGGATGGTTCAGACTCACCAAACCAGAGTATATCTCATTGTGGGGACGATTGAAGAAAGTCACGTTTTAGTCAACCGAATATACCACTGGCAGAGGAGAGATTACCAGCCGAGCCTGGCAATCAAGAAGTGGAGGCGTCATAAATGTACACAGTGA
- the LOC136657054 gene encoding phospholipase A2 inhibitor and Ly6/PLAUR domain-containing protein-like has protein sequence MQAFLGIWLLSALIAGGIALECEVCSDIGHNCTGNIETCPPGHDFCAITAFESAQDNLRVNGVVKNCVPASACESGSTRINLGKKGSSRSSVSCCKDNACNTALRINLPPLDTKRNGLQCPACYGLLSDSCDDDIVNCAGSESHCLDLTGLIHFGEFSEGVVMKGCTSESVCDADTAEAATFPGSSSTITKLECTPASPRMHAYSLQGTASKSLGSTPLFLLAILGLLMAKF, from the exons ATGCAGGCCTTCCTTGGGATTTGGCTCCTCTCGGCACTCATAGCTGGAG GGATTGCTCTAGAATGTGAAGTCTGCTCAGATATAGGCCACAACTGTACTGGTAACATAGAGACCTGCCCCCCTGGCCATGACTTTTGTGCCATCACTGCCTTTGAAAGTGCACAAG ATAATCTCAGAGTTAACGGCGTTGTGAAGAACTGCGTTCCAGCCAGTGCCTGTGAATCTGGTTCTACTCGTATTAACTTGGGTAAAAAAGGGAGCTCGAGGTCAAGTGTTTCCTGTTGCAAGGACAATGCCTGCAATACAGCCTTGCGTATCAACT TGCCACCACTAGATACCAAACGCAATGGTCTGCAGTGCCCTGCTTGCTATGGACTGCTTTCGGATTCGTGTGATGACGACATTGTGAACTGTGCTGGGTCTGAGTCTCATTGCCTTGATCTGACTGGATTAATACATTTTG GTGAATTTTCTGAAGGTGTGGTCATGAAGGGTTGCACTTCTGAGTCTGTGTGTGATGCTGATACGGCAGAAGCAGCTACATTTCCGGGGTCCAGTTCTACCATCACAAAACTCGAATGCACTCCAGCCAGCCCTCGAATGCACGCATATTCACTCCAGGGCACAGCCAGCAAGTCTCTCGGATCGACTCCACTCTTCCTTTTGGCCATTTTAGGGTTGCTGATGGCTAAATTCTGA